The following proteins are co-located in the Desulfonatronum thiodismutans genome:
- a CDS encoding ABC transporter permease, whose translation MRLSPLNQRRWANFRKNRRGYWSLWIFLALFLVTLGAEFIANEKPLVVRYDAQWFFPIFQVYPETAFGGDFPTEAYYRDPFVAELIREKGWMLWPPIAYSHQTVNFSLDVPAPSPPSWENWLGTDDQGRDVLARVIYGFRISVLFGLTLTLASTIIGIAAGAVQGYFGGWTDLLFQRFMEIWSGLPLLYLIIILSALIEPTFWWLLLIMLLFSWMALVGVVRAEFLRTRNFDYVRAARALGVGNLTIMFRHILPNAMVATLTFLPFILNGSITTLTSLDFLGFGLPPGSPSLGELLAQGKANLHAPWLGITAFMVLAVMLSLLIFIGEAARDAFDPRKKTV comes from the coding sequence ATGCGCCTGAGCCCTTTAAATCAACGCCGCTGGGCCAATTTCCGGAAGAACCGCCGCGGCTATTGGTCGCTGTGGATATTTCTGGCCCTGTTCCTGGTCACCCTGGGCGCGGAGTTCATTGCCAACGAAAAGCCGCTGGTGGTCCGCTACGACGCTCAGTGGTTCTTCCCTATTTTCCAGGTCTATCCGGAAACCGCATTTGGCGGGGACTTCCCCACCGAGGCCTACTACCGCGACCCCTTCGTGGCCGAGCTGATCCGGGAAAAGGGCTGGATGCTCTGGCCGCCCATCGCCTACAGCCACCAGACCGTGAACTTCAGCCTGGACGTGCCAGCCCCTTCCCCACCCAGTTGGGAAAACTGGCTCGGCACCGATGACCAGGGCCGGGACGTGCTGGCCCGGGTCATCTACGGGTTCCGGATTTCCGTGCTTTTCGGTCTGACCCTGACCCTGGCCAGTACGATCATCGGCATTGCCGCCGGGGCGGTCCAGGGGTATTTCGGCGGCTGGACCGACCTGCTCTTCCAGCGCTTCATGGAAATCTGGTCCGGCCTGCCCCTGCTTTACCTGATCATCATCCTCTCGGCCCTGATCGAACCCACTTTCTGGTGGCTGCTCTTGATCATGCTGCTCTTTTCCTGGATGGCCCTGGTAGGCGTGGTCCGGGCTGAATTCTTGCGCACCCGCAACTTCGACTATGTCCGGGCGGCCCGGGCCTTGGGCGTGGGCAACCTGACCATCATGTTCCGGCACATCCTGCCCAACGCCATGGTCGCCACCCTGACCTTCCTGCCCTTCATCCTCAACGGCTCCATCACCACGTTGACCTCCCTGGACTTTCTCGGCTTCGGCCTGCCGCCGGGCTCCCCGTCCCTGGGAGAATTGTTGGCCCAAGGCAAGGCCAACCTCCACGCCCCCTGGCTGGGCATCACCGCCTTCATGGTCCTGGCCGTGATGCTCAGCCTGCTGATCTTCATCGGCGAGGCGGCCAGGGACGCTTTTGATCCCAGGAAAAAGACAGTATGA
- a CDS encoding diacylglycerol kinase, with the protein MAKSGLRGIPRLTQAFVCSVQGLQSAWRNEEAFRLEVLAALLLIPAALWLGEGGVERVLLVGSVVLVLIVELLNSAVEAVVDRIGMEHNELSGRAKDIGSAAVLISLLLVPVVWALVLLS; encoded by the coding sequence ATGGCTAAAAGCGGACTCCGCGGCATCCCCAGGCTGACTCAGGCTTTTGTCTGTTCCGTTCAGGGACTGCAAAGCGCGTGGCGCAACGAGGAGGCTTTTCGGCTGGAGGTTCTGGCCGCCCTCCTGCTGATCCCCGCCGCGTTGTGGCTGGGGGAAGGGGGCGTGGAGCGGGTCTTGTTGGTGGGCAGCGTGGTTCTGGTCCTGATCGTCGAGTTGCTGAATTCCGCCGTGGAAGCCGTGGTGGACCGGATAGGAATGGAACACAACGAACTGTCCGGCAGAGCCAAGGACATCGGCTCCGCGGCGGTCCTGATCTCCCTGCTCCTTGTCCCGGTGGTCTGGGCCTTGGTCCTTCTGAGTTGA
- a CDS encoding methyl-accepting chemotaxis protein, translating to MNIRSLNTQLILVVTLSVALSIGALIIYVNKSTSDMAFTLQTRTMHNVADSTSRVLENYIHNLVSLTASLAEQNAFESALQSDYFRQDASRIITNFMSGYGDIWAVTLFDENGDVIVGFNADDRDLTGLSLKGEPFMRTLFTGQGVVVEDRVRMAMGSVAPTMNAAAVVRDLSGLVAGGVSVSTRWDNFTRQFIDTISVGQTGFAAILDHDGRLAAHGREPGRILTSAAESGLGRAMDVQEGLVSFSHDDRAQFMAVTTMPMNEWKVCTVIEAAEMNTVPSRQRNTLIASGLFMALLLTGLIILMLRRYVLTPLTSIKSYAAQVTHGDLGARLDGRFQFELAELAGNLTAMVQELKNKLGFSEGVLKSISANFPFLILDTESRITHTNHQLLEILAKEGAPEDYQFQDAGLFFHGEAGRRTRSSQALIEKRRVEGEMEVSVQGRKKILSVNANPIYDWDGNLTGVLTLYYDLTTIREQEAEIKGKNTQIESVAARVQEISQQVSDAMERIAKQVTQAGDGSRRQEQRSAETATAMEEMNASIQEIAANAGRAAKNSDEAKSQALEGRGLVNQVVESITQVQQQTQSLQADMNVLGERARNIGRIITVIEDIADQTNLLALNAAIEAARAGDAGRGFAVVADEVRKLAEKTMAATKEVSESITSIQDGTRHGISAVRSATDYVTASAELATRSDASLQVIAELVEGNASQVGAMAAASNQQSAASEEVSRSVSEISRISTETAQGMALAEQELAGLADQIRRLRDLIQEMQVSC from the coding sequence ATGAACATTCGCAGCCTGAACACGCAGTTGATCCTGGTCGTGACTCTTTCCGTGGCGCTGTCCATTGGCGCGTTGATCATTTACGTCAACAAGTCCACCTCCGACATGGCGTTCACCTTACAGACCCGGACCATGCACAATGTCGCCGATTCCACTTCACGGGTCCTGGAGAACTACATCCACAACCTCGTCTCCCTGACGGCCTCCCTCGCGGAACAAAACGCCTTTGAAAGCGCCCTACAGTCCGACTATTTTCGCCAGGACGCCTCCCGGATCATTACCAACTTCATGAGCGGCTACGGGGATATCTGGGCCGTGACGCTGTTTGACGAAAACGGCGACGTCATCGTCGGCTTCAATGCCGACGACCGGGACTTGACCGGATTGTCCCTGAAGGGCGAGCCGTTCATGCGAACGTTGTTCACGGGCCAAGGGGTGGTCGTCGAGGACCGGGTGCGTATGGCCATGGGAAGTGTCGCGCCGACCATGAATGCCGCCGCGGTGGTTCGAGATCTGAGCGGCCTGGTCGCCGGCGGCGTATCCGTTTCCACCCGCTGGGACAACTTCACCCGGCAGTTCATCGATACGATTTCCGTCGGTCAAACCGGCTTCGCGGCCATTCTGGACCACGACGGACGCTTGGCGGCCCATGGTCGGGAGCCGGGGCGTATTCTGACCTCCGCCGCCGAGAGCGGCCTGGGACGGGCCATGGACGTCCAGGAAGGCCTGGTCTCCTTCAGCCATGACGATCGAGCCCAGTTCATGGCCGTGACCACCATGCCGATGAACGAATGGAAGGTCTGCACCGTCATCGAAGCCGCGGAGATGAACACCGTGCCCAGCCGCCAACGCAACACCTTGATCGCCAGCGGCTTGTTCATGGCCCTGCTCCTAACCGGCCTGATCATCCTCATGCTCAGACGATACGTCCTGACCCCCCTGACCTCCATTAAATCCTACGCCGCCCAGGTCACTCACGGCGACCTGGGCGCCCGACTGGATGGAAGGTTTCAATTCGAACTGGCGGAACTGGCCGGTAACCTGACCGCCATGGTCCAGGAATTGAAGAACAAGCTGGGCTTTTCCGAAGGTGTTCTGAAGAGCATTTCCGCCAACTTTCCTTTTCTCATCCTGGACACCGAATCCCGCATCACCCACACGAACCATCAGTTGCTGGAAATTTTAGCCAAGGAAGGCGCTCCGGAAGACTATCAATTCCAGGATGCCGGTTTGTTTTTTCATGGCGAAGCCGGACGCCGCACCAGATCCTCCCAGGCGCTCATCGAGAAACGTCGCGTGGAGGGTGAAATGGAAGTATCCGTCCAAGGACGCAAGAAAATCCTGAGCGTCAACGCCAACCCGATTTACGACTGGGACGGCAACCTGACCGGCGTCCTGACCCTGTACTACGATTTGACCACCATCCGAGAGCAGGAGGCCGAGATCAAAGGCAAAAACACGCAAATCGAGAGCGTGGCGGCCCGGGTCCAGGAAATTTCTCAACAGGTCTCCGACGCGATGGAACGCATCGCCAAACAGGTGACCCAGGCGGGCGACGGCTCCCGTCGGCAGGAACAGCGCTCCGCGGAAACGGCCACGGCCATGGAAGAGATGAACGCCTCGATTCAGGAAATCGCCGCCAACGCCGGACGCGCCGCGAAAAACTCGGATGAGGCAAAATCTCAAGCCCTGGAAGGCCGGGGGCTGGTCAACCAGGTCGTGGAGTCCATCACCCAGGTCCAACAGCAGACGCAAAGCCTCCAGGCGGACATGAACGTTCTGGGCGAACGTGCCCGGAACATCGGCCGGATAATCACGGTGATCGAGGACATCGCGGACCAGACCAATCTTCTGGCCTTGAACGCGGCCATTGAGGCGGCCCGGGCCGGAGACGCGGGACGCGGATTCGCCGTGGTGGCCGACGAGGTGCGCAAGCTGGCCGAAAAAACCATGGCCGCCACCAAGGAAGTCTCGGAATCCATCACCTCAATCCAGGACGGAACCCGCCACGGCATCTCCGCTGTGCGCTCTGCCACGGACTACGTCACGGCTTCCGCCGAGCTGGCCACCCGTTCCGACGCATCCTTGCAAGTGATTGCCGAGCTCGTGGAAGGCAATGCCTCCCAGGTCGGGGCCATGGCCGCGGCCAGCAACCAGCAGTCCGCGGCCAGCGAGGAGGTCAGCCGTTCCGTGTCCGAGATCAGCCGGATTTCCACGGAAACCGCCCAGGGCATGGCCTTGGCTGAACAGGAACTCGCCGGTCTCGCGGACCAGATCCGCCGCCTGCGGGATCTGATCCAGGAAATGCAGGTTTCATGCTGA
- a CDS encoding ABC transporter ATP-binding protein: MPTSPLLHVSDLSVSFHGSGTIVPAVQSVGFTLRKGRTMALVGESGSGKSVTALSLVQLLPYPQAFHPGGSILLDGQELLGASEAVLRGVRGGRIGMIFQEPHSSLNPLHTVEKQIVETLRLHRKLAPDQAGARAVELLELVGLDDPGQKLSSWPHQLSGGQCQRVMIAMALANNPDLLIADEPTTALDVTIQAQVLALLKDLRRRLGMAMLLITHDLNIVRKNADDVCVMREGRIVESGPVERIFTAPEHPYTQRLLEAEPRGGPMAESASTEPVLAGREVNVWFPIKKGLLKRTKGYVKAVNGVDVRLHPGRTLGVVGESGSGKTTLGLALLRLTASTGRIVFQGREIHQLPPRALRPLRRTMQIVFQDPFGSLNPRMSIAQIIGEGLTVHRLGHTPQEQDALIAAALKEVGLDPDSRHRYPHEFSGGQRQRIAIARAMILKPDVLVLDEPTSALDMSVQAQIVDLLRTLQREHRTAYLFISHDLRVVRAMSHDILVMHHGHVVEQGPAEDVVSRPKHPYTRTLMAAAFDLEAATAV; the protein is encoded by the coding sequence ATGCCCACCTCCCCCCTGCTCCACGTCAGCGACCTATCCGTCTCCTTCCACGGATCCGGAACCATCGTTCCCGCCGTGCAAAGCGTCGGATTCACGCTGCGCAAGGGACGGACCATGGCTCTGGTGGGCGAGTCCGGTTCCGGGAAGTCAGTCACGGCCCTTTCTCTGGTCCAGCTCTTGCCCTATCCCCAGGCCTTTCATCCCGGCGGGTCGATTCTGCTGGACGGCCAGGAGTTGCTGGGGGCTTCGGAAGCAGTGTTGCGCGGAGTGCGCGGGGGGCGGATCGGAATGATTTTTCAGGAGCCGCACAGCTCACTCAATCCCCTGCACACTGTGGAAAAGCAGATCGTGGAAACCCTGCGTCTGCACCGGAAGCTCGCGCCGGACCAAGCCGGAGCGCGGGCCGTGGAGCTCCTGGAGCTGGTGGGGCTGGACGATCCTGGCCAAAAGCTGTCCTCCTGGCCGCATCAGCTTTCCGGGGGGCAGTGCCAGCGGGTGATGATCGCCATGGCCCTGGCCAACAACCCGGACCTGCTCATCGCCGACGAGCCGACCACGGCCCTGGACGTGACCATCCAGGCCCAGGTGCTGGCCCTGCTCAAGGATCTGCGCCGCCGTCTGGGCATGGCCATGCTCCTGATCACCCATGATCTGAACATCGTGCGCAAAAACGCCGACGATGTCTGCGTGATGCGCGAGGGCCGGATCGTTGAGTCCGGGCCCGTGGAGCGGATCTTCACCGCGCCGGAGCATCCCTACACCCAACGTCTCCTGGAAGCCGAGCCCCGGGGCGGCCCTATGGCCGAATCCGCTTCCACGGAGCCGGTGCTCGCCGGGCGGGAGGTCAATGTCTGGTTCCCGATCAAGAAAGGCCTGCTCAAGCGCACCAAAGGCTACGTCAAGGCCGTCAACGGCGTGGACGTGCGGCTGCATCCCGGCCGGACCCTGGGCGTGGTCGGGGAGTCCGGCTCTGGCAAGACCACCCTGGGCCTGGCCCTGCTGCGCCTGACCGCCTCCACGGGTCGGATCGTCTTCCAGGGCCGGGAGATCCACCAACTGCCTCCCCGAGCCCTGCGCCCGCTCAGGCGAACCATGCAGATCGTTTTCCAGGACCCCTTCGGCAGCCTCAATCCGCGGATGTCCATCGCCCAGATCATCGGCGAGGGCCTGACCGTGCACCGTCTCGGGCACACCCCTCAAGAACAAGACGCCCTGATCGCCGCGGCCCTGAAAGAAGTCGGCCTGGACCCGGACAGCCGCCACCGCTATCCCCACGAATTCTCCGGGGGCCAGCGCCAGCGCATCGCCATTGCCCGGGCCATGATCCTCAAACCGGACGTGCTGGTTCTGGACGAGCCCACCTCGGCTCTGGACATGTCCGTCCAGGCCCAGATCGTGGACCTGCTGCGCACCCTGCAACGCGAACACCGCACCGCCTACCTGTTCATCAGCCACGACCTCCGGGTGGTCCGGGCCATGAGTCACGACATCCTGGTTATGCACCACGGCCACGTGGTCGAACAGGGTCCCGCGGAGGACGTCGTCTCCCGGCCCAAGCACCCCTACACCCGCACGCTGATGGCCGCGGCCTTTGATTTGGAAGCCGCTACAGCTGTCTGA
- the lpxK gene encoding tetraacyldisaccharide 4'-kinase — translation MRLLSPPAALYSALMSLRAAAYARGIFPAWRPPQPCVSVGNIRWGGTGKTPVCSWLLDWAAEKNKQCVLLTRGYRAHPPRLPFLVEPDASPHEAGDEPLLLARANPTAKIVVDPKRVRAGKLAWTAWQPDLFVLDDGFQHMAVTRDVNLALLTLQDLETDWNRVVPSGPWREGPSALSRADAFLIKLPDLDMAKDDLREQIVRRLGTYQKPIFFFAPEPLRLTNIHTGERRDALPSQSEGRYTLFSGVADPLSVEHTATGFLGRKPVRFDAFADHHPFSAKDVIRLAQKAAAANTDHLVCTAKDAVKIRSVLAQDQAQNQGQDWWSLDMSVRFTPFTTGAPRFEDWLERRLIPA, via the coding sequence ATGCGTCTCCTCTCCCCACCGGCAGCGCTGTACAGCGCCTTGATGTCCCTACGCGCCGCAGCATACGCCCGAGGCATTTTTCCCGCATGGCGGCCACCCCAACCCTGCGTCAGCGTGGGCAACATCCGCTGGGGCGGCACGGGCAAGACCCCGGTCTGTTCCTGGCTGCTGGATTGGGCTGCTGAAAAAAACAAGCAGTGCGTGCTGCTGACCCGCGGCTATCGCGCCCATCCCCCTCGCCTCCCTTTCCTCGTCGAACCGGACGCCTCTCCCCACGAGGCCGGAGACGAACCTCTGCTGCTGGCTCGTGCCAATCCAACAGCCAAAATTGTTGTGGACCCCAAGCGCGTTCGGGCCGGGAAGTTGGCATGGACCGCATGGCAACCGGACCTGTTCGTGCTGGACGACGGATTCCAACACATGGCCGTGACCAGGGACGTGAATCTGGCACTGCTGACCCTCCAGGACCTCGAAACCGACTGGAACAGAGTCGTCCCCAGCGGCCCCTGGCGCGAAGGTCCGTCCGCCCTGTCCCGGGCGGACGCCTTTCTGATCAAGCTTCCGGACCTGGACATGGCGAAGGACGACCTCCGGGAGCAGATCGTCCGACGGCTGGGAACATACCAAAAGCCAATCTTCTTCTTCGCCCCAGAGCCATTACGCCTGACCAACATCCACACCGGGGAACGCCGGGATGCCCTGCCCTCCCAATCCGAGGGACGCTACACCCTGTTCAGCGGCGTGGCCGATCCGCTGTCCGTGGAGCACACGGCTACTGGCTTCTTGGGCCGCAAACCGGTCCGCTTTGACGCCTTTGCCGATCACCATCCCTTTTCCGCCAAGGACGTCATCCGACTGGCCCAAAAGGCCGCGGCCGCGAACACGGATCACCTGGTCTGCACGGCCAAGGACGCCGTCAAAATCCGGAGCGTCCTAGCCCAAGACCAGGCCCAAAACCAGGGACAAGACTGGTGGAGCCTGGATATGTCGGTCCGGTTCACGCCGTTCACCACCGGCGCACCCCGTTTCGAGGACTGGCTGGAACGCCGCCTGATCCCGGCATGA
- a CDS encoding chemotaxis protein CheW translates to MQIHESDQKKDSNLLQLVTFHIGEEEFGVEILKVQEIIRMMGITRVPKAPDFVEGVINLRGKVIPIIDLRTRFGMAAQDHDKHTRIIVIEINSVIIGFVVDSVSEVLRIPADTVEPPPPIISGIESEYIRGVGKLADRLLILLDLDSLLSKGEQGMLSGM, encoded by the coding sequence ATGCAAATACACGAATCGGACCAAAAAAAGGACAGCAATCTGCTGCAATTGGTCACGTTTCACATTGGCGAGGAGGAGTTCGGGGTGGAGATCCTCAAGGTTCAGGAGATCATCCGGATGATGGGCATCACCCGTGTGCCCAAGGCCCCGGATTTCGTGGAAGGCGTGATCAATCTGCGGGGCAAGGTCATTCCGATTATTGATCTGCGGACACGTTTCGGCATGGCCGCCCAGGATCACGACAAGCATACCCGGATCATCGTCATCGAAATCAATTCCGTCATCATCGGCTTCGTGGTGGATTCGGTGTCCGAGGTGCTGCGTATTCCGGCCGACACGGTGGAGCCGCCACCACCGATCATCTCCGGGATCGAATCCGAATATATCCGGGGGGTGGGTAAGCTGGCGGATCGGCTGTTGATCCTGCTGGATCTGGACAGTCTGTTGAGCAAGGGCGAACAGGGCATGCTGTCAGGTATGTAG
- a CDS encoding methyl-accepting chemotaxis protein: MKNIPIGIKLLGGFLTLLVLVCGGLGFIAYDRAYRAVVGQVEENIPLIAQDAAKLVRSRLDYHMLALEGVASRRFIQSMDWDQQRQAMEEDTKRLNYLGMGIISPSGLARYPDGSTAELGDRAYFQQAMAGNTTFSNVIISRVTNQPVLILATPIRGERGQVQAVLMARLDATLLSEITDEIGYGTAGYAYILDERGALIAHGNRQFVLDQRNFIEEARTNPEYARLATMLQRMVRGESGFDAYPFMGLDRYFGFAPIPGTGWSIAVGAMRDDVMAPVFQLRWTVAIASLVFFGVGIVVALLVSRSITGPVNRLMTYADAVAKGDLQARSGIDQKDEIGRLNLSIQSMVQSLIEKMKEAEHQSELARQETEKAQIATREAEEARAQAETAKRDGMLEAATNIEGVVERMTSASEELSAQVEEASRGAEEQKSRTGETATAMEEMNATVLEVAKNASQAAEASDMARTKAVDGAKVVSSSVEAINTVQAKAQEMKNNLDNLGRQAEQIGKIMTVIEDIADQTNLLALNAAIEAARAGDAGRGFAVVADEVRKLAEKTMNATKEVGEAISAIQQGTQANIRGMDQSVSAIGDATRLANQSGDALREILALADQAADQVRSIATAAEQQSATSEEINRGVEDINRISSETSEVMNQSAQAISELARQAVELQEVVQRMKQG; encoded by the coding sequence ATGAAGAATATACCAATTGGGATTAAATTGCTCGGAGGCTTTTTGACATTGCTGGTCCTGGTCTGTGGAGGATTGGGGTTTATAGCTTATGACCGCGCTTATCGTGCCGTGGTCGGTCAGGTAGAGGAAAATATTCCGTTAATAGCCCAGGACGCTGCCAAGCTTGTTAGAAGTCGACTGGATTACCATATGTTGGCTTTGGAAGGGGTTGCAAGTCGAAGATTCATTCAGTCAATGGACTGGGACCAGCAACGTCAAGCCATGGAAGAAGATACGAAGAGGTTGAACTACCTTGGGATGGGGATCATCTCTCCAAGTGGCTTGGCTCGTTATCCGGACGGATCCACGGCTGAATTGGGAGACAGGGCTTATTTTCAGCAGGCTATGGCTGGAAATACGACTTTTTCCAATGTAATCATCAGCCGGGTGACCAACCAGCCGGTATTGATCCTGGCCACGCCCATCAGGGGGGAACGAGGACAGGTTCAGGCCGTGCTCATGGCCCGTCTGGATGCCACGCTGCTCAGCGAAATTACGGACGAGATCGGATATGGGACCGCTGGATACGCCTATATCCTCGACGAAAGAGGAGCCTTGATCGCCCACGGCAACCGGCAGTTCGTGCTGGACCAGCGCAACTTCATCGAAGAAGCCAGGACCAATCCGGAGTACGCGCGACTGGCGACCATGCTTCAGCGAATGGTTAGGGGAGAGTCGGGGTTTGATGCGTACCCGTTTATGGGGTTGGACCGGTATTTCGGGTTTGCGCCTATTCCCGGCACGGGCTGGTCCATCGCCGTTGGGGCCATGCGGGACGACGTTATGGCTCCAGTGTTCCAACTGCGTTGGACCGTGGCCATCGCCTCTCTGGTTTTCTTCGGTGTGGGTATCGTCGTTGCACTGCTGGTCAGTCGTAGCATCACCGGCCCCGTAAACCGCCTGATGACGTACGCCGACGCCGTGGCCAAGGGCGACTTGCAAGCCCGGTCCGGCATTGACCAAAAGGATGAGATCGGGCGCTTGAATCTGAGCATTCAGAGCATGGTGCAGTCCTTGATCGAGAAGATGAAGGAGGCTGAGCACCAATCCGAACTGGCCCGACAAGAGACGGAAAAAGCCCAAATCGCCACGCGGGAGGCCGAGGAAGCTCGGGCCCAGGCCGAGACGGCCAAGCGCGACGGTATGCTTGAGGCCGCGACCAATATCGAGGGCGTGGTGGAGCGAATGACCTCCGCTTCGGAGGAATTGTCGGCCCAGGTGGAAGAGGCCAGCCGGGGCGCTGAGGAGCAGAAGAGCCGCACCGGCGAGACGGCCACGGCCATGGAGGAGATGAACGCCACGGTACTGGAAGTGGCCAAGAATGCCTCCCAGGCCGCCGAAGCGTCGGACATGGCCCGGACCAAGGCCGTGGACGGGGCCAAAGTGGTCAGTTCTTCGGTGGAAGCCATCAACACGGTGCAGGCCAAGGCTCAGGAAATGAAGAACAATCTGGATAATCTCGGTCGCCAGGCCGAGCAGATCGGCAAGATCATGACCGTGATCGAGGACATCGCGGACCAGACCAATCTTCTGGCCCTGAACGCGGCCATTGAGGCGGCGCGGGCCGGGGACGCGGGCCGCGGGTTCGCGGTGGTGGCCGACGAGGTGCGCAAGCTGGCTGAGAAGACCATGAACGCCACCAAGGAAGTGGGCGAGGCCATCTCCGCCATTCAGCAGGGCACCCAGGCCAACATCCGAGGCATGGATCAGTCCGTGAGTGCCATTGGGGACGCCACCAGACTGGCCAACCAGTCCGGGGACGCGTTGCGGGAAATCCTGGCCCTGGCCGATCAGGCCGCGGACCAGGTCCGCTCCATCGCCACGGCCGCGGAACAACAGTCAGCCACCAGCGAGGAAATCAACCGCGGGGTGGAGGACATCAACCGCATATCCTCGGAAACCAGCGAGGTCATGAATCAGTCCGCTCAGGCCATTTCCGAACTGGCCAGGCAGGCCGTGGAACTGCAAGAGGTCGTGCAGCGTATGAAACAGGGGTGA
- a CDS encoding response regulator gives MDGKLILIVDDEPRVRFTLALILKHHGLQVLEADNGVEALRVMEEALEQAQRVDLVVTDIKMPGMDGLELIKILKQSEEPVKILVMTGYGDRETISRLQEIGVCGVIHKPFDGEQLISAIRPALAEC, from the coding sequence ATGGACGGTAAGCTTATTCTCATCGTTGATGATGAGCCCAGGGTTCGTTTCACTTTGGCGCTGATTCTCAAGCATCACGGACTTCAGGTGTTGGAAGCGGATAATGGCGTGGAAGCTTTGCGAGTTATGGAGGAGGCCCTGGAGCAGGCTCAGAGAGTCGACTTGGTCGTCACCGACATCAAGATGCCCGGCATGGATGGTTTGGAACTGATCAAAATCCTCAAACAGTCCGAAGAACCGGTCAAGATCCTGGTCATGACCGGATACGGCGACAGGGAGACCATATCGCGGCTTCAGGAAATTGGGGTCTGCGGCGTTATCCACAAGCCGTTTGACGGCGAACAGTTGATATCCGCGATCCGTCCCGCCCTGGCGGAGTGTTGA